A genome region from Schistocerca nitens isolate TAMUIC-IGC-003100 chromosome 4, iqSchNite1.1, whole genome shotgun sequence includes the following:
- the LOC126253611 gene encoding cuticle protein 38-like, whose product MKTLIVLSVVLAVAVAKPGYLGAGLLGAGLAAPAIAAAPIAVPAIPQPPANIIIGPGGVPLDTPEVAAARGAHLATVAQTRARDAIINSAAILAAPAAIAAPAAIAAPAAIAAAPAYAVGPPALIGGLAPSIAALGPAVAGAPGALAAAAHLQAKAALLG is encoded by the exons ATGAAGACCCTG ATCGTCCTGAGCGTGGTGCTGGCCGTGGCAGTGGCGAAGCCCGGCTACCTGGGCGCTGGACTGCTGGGTGCCGGTCTGGCAGCCCCGGCCATCGCAGCCGCCCCCATCGCCGTGCCGGCGATCCCGCAGCCCCCCGCCAACATCATCATCGGACCCGGCGGAGTGCCGCTGGACACCCCTGAGGTGGCGGCAGCCCGCGGCGCCCACCTGGCCACCGTAGCTCAGACGCGGGCCCGCGACGCCATCATCAACTCGGCCGCCAtcctcgccgcccccgccgccatcgccgcccccgccgctatcgccgcccccgccgccattGCCGCCGCCCCCGCCTACGCCGTCGGTCCTCCCGCGCTGATTGGTGGCCTCGCCCCCTCGATCGCCGCCCTGGGCCCAGCGGTGGCTGGCGCCCCCGGAGCCCTGGCTGCTGCCGCCCACTTGCAGGCCAAGGCTGCCCTGCTGGGCTGA
- the LOC126253612 gene encoding cuticle protein 38-like isoform X1, translating into MKTLIVLSVVLAVAVAKPGYLGAGLLSAGLAAPAIAAAPIAVPAIPQPPANIIIGPGGVPLDTPEVAAARGAHLATVAQTRARDAIINSAAILAAPAAIAAPAAIAAPAAIAAAPAYAVGPPALIGGLAPSIAALGPAVAGAPGALAAAAHLQAKAALLG; encoded by the coding sequence ATCGTCCTGAGCGTGGTGCTGGCCGTGGCAGTGGCGAAGCCCGGCTACCTGGGCGCTGGACTGCTTAGTGCTGGTCTGGCAGCCCCGGCCATCGCAGCCGCCCCCATCGCCGTGCCGGCGATCCCGCAGCCCCCCGCCAACATCATCATCGGGCCTGGCGGTGTGCCCCTGGACACCCCTGAAGTGGCGGCAGCCCGCGGCGCCCACCTGGCCACCGTAGCTCAGACGCGGGCCCGCGACGCCATCATCAACTCGGCCGCCATCCTCGCCGCTCCCGCCGccatcgccgcccccgccgccatcgccgcccccgccgccattGCCGCCGCCCCCGCCTACGCGGTCGGTCCTCCCGCGCTGATCGGCGGCCTCGCCCCCTCGATCGCCGCCCTGGGCCCAGCGGTGGCTGGCGCTCCCGGAGCCCTGGCTGCTGCCGCCCACTTGCAGGCCAAGGCTGCCCTGCTGGGCTGA
- the LOC126253612 gene encoding cuticle protein 38-like isoform X2: MKTLIVLSVVLAVAVAKPGYLGAGLLSAGLAAPAIAAAPIAVPAIPQPPANIIIGPGGVPLDTPEVAAARGAHLATVAQTRARDAIINSAAILAAPAAIAAPAAIAAPAAIAAAPAYAVGPPALIGGLAPSIAALGPAVAGAPGALAAAAHLQAKAALLG, from the exons ATCGTCCTGAGCGTGGTGCTGGCCGTGGCAGTGGCGAAGCCCGGCTACCTGGGCGCTGGACTGCTTAGTGCTGGTCTGGCAGCCCCGGCCATCGCAGCCGCCCCCATCGCCGTGCCGGCGATCCCGCAGCCCCCCGCCAACATCATCATCGGGCCTGGCGGTGTGCCCCTGGACACCCCTGAAGTGGCGGCAGCCCGCGGCGCCCACCTGGCCACCGTAGCTCAGACGCGGGCCCGCGACGCCATCATCAACTCGGCCGCCATCCTCGCCGCTCCCGCCGccatcgccgcccccgccgccatcgccgcccccgccgccattGCCGCCGCCCCCGCCTACGCGGTCGGTCCTCCCGCGCTGATCGGCGGCCTCGCCCCCTCGATCGCCGCCCTGGGCCCAGCGGTGGCTGGCGCTCCCGGAGCCCTGGCTGCTGCCGCCCACTTGCAGGCCAAG GCTGCCCTGCTGGGCTGA